Proteins encoded by one window of Arabidopsis thaliana chromosome 2, partial sequence:
- the CYP704A1 gene encoding cytochrome P450, family 704, subfamily A, polypeptide 1 (''cytochrome P450, family 704, subfamily A, polypeptide 1'' (CYP704A1); FUNCTIONS IN: electron carrier activity, monooxygenase activity, iron ion binding, oxygen binding, heme binding; INVOLVED IN: oxidation reduction; LOCATED IN: endomembrane system; CONTAINS InterPro DOMAIN/s: Cytochrome P450 (InterPro:IPR001128), Cytochrome P450, E-class, group I (InterPro:IPR002401); BEST Arabidopsis thaliana protein match is: cytochrome P450, family 704, subfamily A, polypeptide 2 (TAIR:AT2G45510.1).), with translation MEILTSMAIIVVTTIFILLSFALYLTIRIFTGKSRNDKRYTPVHATIFDLFFHSHKLYDYETEIARTKPTFRFLSPGQSEIFTADPRNVEHILKTRFHNYSKGPVGTVNLADLLGHGIFAVDGEKWKQQRKLVSFEFSTRVLRNFSYSVFRTSASKLVGFIAEFALSGKSFDFQDMLMKCTLDSIFKVGFGVELGCLDGFSKEGEEFMKAFDEGNGATSSRVTDPFWKLKCFLNIGSESRLKKSIAIIDKFVYSLITTKRKELSKEQNTDILSKFLLESEKDPENMNDKYLRDIILNVMVAGKDTTAASLSWFLYMLCKNPLVQEKIVQEIRDVTSSHEKTTDVNGFIESVTEEALAQMQYLHAALSETMRLYPPVPEHMRCAENDDVLPDGHRVSKGDNIYYISYAMGRMTYIWGQDAEEFKPERWLKDGAGPRICIGKDFAYRQMKIVSMALLHFFRFKMADENSKVSYKKMLTLHVDGGLHLCAIPRTST, from the exons ATGGAGATTTTGACGAGCATGGCGATTATAGTAGTAACAACGATCTTCATCCTTCTGTCTTTCGCACTCTATCTAACTATCAGAATCTTCACCGGAAAATCCAGAAACGACAAGAGGTATACTCCTGTACACGCCACAATCTTTGATCTTTTCTTCCACAGCCACAAATTATACGATTACGAGACAGAGATCGCGAGGACAAAGCCTACTTTCAGGTTCTTGAGTCCAGGACAGAGCGAGATATTCACTGCAGATCCTCGGAACGTGGAGCATATTCTCAAGACAAGATTCCATAACTATAGTAAAGGACCCGTTGGTACAGTGAATCTTGCGGATCTTCTGGGACATGGGATCTTCGCTGTTGATGGAGAGAAATGGAAACAACAAAGGAAGCTCGTGAGCTTTGAGTTCTCCACTagagttttaagaaattttagcTACTCTGTTTTTCGGACAAGTGCTTCTAAGCTTGTCGGTTTTATTGCGGAGTTTGCTCTCTCTGgaaaatcttttgattttcag GATATGTTGATGAAATGTACATTGGACTCCATCTTTAAAGTTGGATTCGGTGTGGAGTTAGGATGTCTAGATGGGTTTAGCAAAGAAGGGGAAGAGTTCATGAAGGCTTTTGATGAAGGCAACGGCGCAACTAGTTCCAGGGTCACCGACCCGTTTTGGAAGCtgaaatgttttcttaacaTTGGATCAGAGTCAAGACTCAAGAAGAGCATTGCTATTATAGACAAGTTTGTCTATAGTCTCATTACCACTAAAAGGAAAGAGCTTTCCAAGGAACAGAACACT GACATCCTATCGAAATTTCTTCTCGAGAGTGAGAAAGATCCGGAGAACATGAATGATAAGTACCTGAGGGATATCATTTTGAATGTTATGGTTGCTGGTAAGGACACAACCGCTGCATCACTCTCTTGGTTCTTGTACATGCTCTGCAAAAACCCACTTGTTCAGGAGAAAATCGTTCAAGAAATCAGAGATGTGACATCAAGTCACGAGAAAACAACCGATGTAAATGGTTTCATTGAAAGTGTAACCGAAGAAGCTCTTGCTCAGATGCAGTATCTCCATGCGGCCTTGTCTGAGACTATGAGGCTTTACCCACCTGTGCCTGAG CACATGAGGTGTGCAGAAAATGATGACGTTCTTCCAGATGGACATAGAGTGAGCAAAGGGGATAATATCTACTACATATCCTATGCAATGGGTAGGATGACTTACATTTGGGGTCAAGATGCTGAGGAATTCAAGCCAGAGAGATGGCTCAAGGACGGC GCTGGTCCAAGAATCTGTATTGGCAAGGATTTCGCATACCGGCAGATGAAGATAGTATCAATGGCACTTCTTCACTTCTTTCGCTTCAAAATGGCTGATGAGAACAGCAAGGTGTCTTACAAGAAAATGCTTACACTTCATGTCGATGGAGGACTACATCTCTGTGCAATCCCGAGGACAAGCACTTGA
- the CYP704A1 gene encoding cytochrome P450, family 704, subfamily A, polypeptide 1 (''cytochrome P450, family 704, subfamily A, polypeptide 1'' (CYP704A1); FUNCTIONS IN: electron carrier activity, monooxygenase activity, iron ion binding, oxygen binding, heme binding; INVOLVED IN: oxidation reduction; LOCATED IN: endomembrane system; CONTAINS InterPro DOMAIN/s: Cytochrome P450 (InterPro:IPR001128), Cytochrome P450, conserved site (InterPro:IPR017972), Cytochrome P450, E-class, group I (InterPro:IPR002401); BEST Arabidopsis thaliana protein match is: cytochrome P450, family 704, subfamily A, polypeptide 2 (TAIR:AT2G45510.1); Has 29290 Blast hits to 29187 proteins in 1500 species: Archae - 44; Bacteria - 2609; Metazoa - 10818; Fungi - 6322; Plants - 8342; Viruses - 3; Other Eukaryotes - 1152 (source: NCBI BLink).), which translates to MEILTSMAIIVVTTIFILLSFALYLTIRIFTGKSRNDKRYTPVHATIFDLFFHSHKLYDYETEIARTKPTFRFLSPGQSEIFTADPRNVEHILKTRFHNYSKGPVGTVNLADLLGHGIFAVDGEKWKQQRKLVSFEFSTRVLRNFSYSVFRTSASKLVGFIAEFALSGKSFDFQDMLMKCTLDSIFKVGFGVELGCLDGFSKEGEEFMKAFDEGNGATSSRVTDPFWKLKCFLNIGSESRLKKSIAIIDKFVYSLITTKRKELSKEQNTSVREDILSKFLLESEKDPENMNDKYLRDIILNVMVAGKDTTAASLSWFLYMLCKNPLVQEKIVQEIRDVTSSHEKTTDVNGFIESVTEEALAQMQYLHAALSETMRLYPPVPEHMRCAENDDVLPDGHRVSKGDNIYYISYAMGRMTYIWGQDAEEFKPERWLKDGVFQPESQFKFISFHAGPRICIGKDFAYRQMKIVSMALLHFFRFKMADENSKVSYKKMLTLHVDGGLHLCAIPRTST; encoded by the exons ATGGAGATTTTGACGAGCATGGCGATTATAGTAGTAACAACGATCTTCATCCTTCTGTCTTTCGCACTCTATCTAACTATCAGAATCTTCACCGGAAAATCCAGAAACGACAAGAGGTATACTCCTGTACACGCCACAATCTTTGATCTTTTCTTCCACAGCCACAAATTATACGATTACGAGACAGAGATCGCGAGGACAAAGCCTACTTTCAGGTTCTTGAGTCCAGGACAGAGCGAGATATTCACTGCAGATCCTCGGAACGTGGAGCATATTCTCAAGACAAGATTCCATAACTATAGTAAAGGACCCGTTGGTACAGTGAATCTTGCGGATCTTCTGGGACATGGGATCTTCGCTGTTGATGGAGAGAAATGGAAACAACAAAGGAAGCTCGTGAGCTTTGAGTTCTCCACTagagttttaagaaattttagcTACTCTGTTTTTCGGACAAGTGCTTCTAAGCTTGTCGGTTTTATTGCGGAGTTTGCTCTCTCTGgaaaatcttttgattttcag GATATGTTGATGAAATGTACATTGGACTCCATCTTTAAAGTTGGATTCGGTGTGGAGTTAGGATGTCTAGATGGGTTTAGCAAAGAAGGGGAAGAGTTCATGAAGGCTTTTGATGAAGGCAACGGCGCAACTAGTTCCAGGGTCACCGACCCGTTTTGGAAGCtgaaatgttttcttaacaTTGGATCAGAGTCAAGACTCAAGAAGAGCATTGCTATTATAGACAAGTTTGTCTATAGTCTCATTACCACTAAAAGGAAAGAGCTTTCCAAGGAACAGAACACT TCTGTTAGAGAGGACATCCTATCGAAATTTCTTCTCGAGAGTGAGAAAGATCCGGAGAACATGAATGATAAGTACCTGAGGGATATCATTTTGAATGTTATGGTTGCTGGTAAGGACACAACCGCTGCATCACTCTCTTGGTTCTTGTACATGCTCTGCAAAAACCCACTTGTTCAGGAGAAAATCGTTCAAGAAATCAGAGATGTGACATCAAGTCACGAGAAAACAACCGATGTAAATGGTTTCATTGAAAGTGTAACCGAAGAAGCTCTTGCTCAGATGCAGTATCTCCATGCGGCCTTGTCTGAGACTATGAGGCTTTACCCACCTGTGCCTGAG CACATGAGGTGTGCAGAAAATGATGACGTTCTTCCAGATGGACATAGAGTGAGCAAAGGGGATAATATCTACTACATATCCTATGCAATGGGTAGGATGACTTACATTTGGGGTCAAGATGCTGAGGAATTCAAGCCAGAGAGATGGCTCAAGGACGGCGTATTCCAACCCGAATCACAATTCAAATTCATAAGCTTTCAT GCTGGTCCAAGAATCTGTATTGGCAAGGATTTCGCATACCGGCAGATGAAGATAGTATCAATGGCACTTCTTCACTTCTTTCGCTTCAAAATGGCTGATGAGAACAGCAAGGTGTCTTACAAGAAAATGCTTACACTTCATGTCGATGGAGGACTACATCTCTGTGCAATCCCGAGGACAAGCACTTGA
- the ARABIDILLO-1 gene encoding ARABIDILLO-1 — protein MSRRVRRKLEEEKGKDKVVVLPSYPETSISNEEDLVAPELLHGFVDWISLPYDTVLQLFTCLNYRDRASLASTCKTWRCLGASSCLWTSLDLRPHKFDASMAASLASRCVNLHYLRFRGVESADSLIHLKARNLIEVSGDYCKKITDATLSMIVARHEALESLQLGPDFCERITSDAIKAVAFCCPKLKKLRLSGIRDVTSEAIEALAKHCPQLNDLGFLDCLNIDEEALGKVVSVRYLSVAGTSNIKWSIASNNWDKLPKLTGLDVSRTDIGPTAVSRFLTSSQSLKVLCALNCHVLEEDESLISYNRFKGKVLLALFTNVFDGLASIFADNTKKPKDIFAYWRELMKTTKDKTINDFIHWIEWIISHTLLRTAECNPEGLDDFWLNEGAALLLNLMQSSQEDVQERSATGLATFVVVDDENASIDCGRAEAVMKDGGIRLLLELAKSWREGLQSEAAKAIANLSVNANIAKSVAEEGGIKILAGLAKSMNRLVAEEAAGGLWNLSVGEEHKNAIAQAGGVKALVDLIFRWPNGCDGVLERAAGALANLAADDKCSMEVAKAGGVHALVMLARNCKYEGVQEQAARALANLAAHGDSNNNNAAVGQEAGALEALVQLTKSPHEGVRQEAAGALWNLSFDDKNRESISVAGGVEALVALAQSCSNASTGLQERAAGALWGLSVSEANSVAIGREGGVPPLIALARSEAEDVHETAAGALWNLAFNPGNALRIVEEGGVPALVHLCSSSVSKMARFMAALALAYMFDGRMDEYALMIGTSSSESTSKNISLDGARNMALKHIEAFVLSFIDPHIFESPVVSSTPTMLAQVTERARIQEAGHLRCSGAEIGRFVTMLRNPDSTLKACAAFALLQFTIPGGRHAMHHVSLMQNGGESRFLRSAAASAKTPREAKIFTKILLRNLEHHQAESSI, from the exons ATGAGTCGTAGGGTACGGAGAAAATTGGAGGAGGAAAAAGGGAAAGATAAGGTTGTTGTTTTGCCAAGTTATCCTGAGACTAGCATTAGCAACGAGGAGGATTTAGTAGCTCCTGAGCTTCTTCATGGTTTTGTTGATTGGATTAGTCTGCCTTATGACACAGTGCTTCAgttgtttacttgtttgaattaTCGTGATCGAGCTAGCTTGGCATCGACTTGTAAGACATGGAGATGTCTTGgtgcttcttcttgtttgtgGACTTCATTGGATCTTCGTCCTCACAAGTTTGATGCTTCAATGGCAGCTTCTCTTGCTTCTAGGTGTGTTAATCTTCATTACTTAAGGTTTCGTGGTGTTGAATCAGCTGATTCCCTTATACATCTCAAAGCTAGGAATCTAATTGAAGTAAGCGGCGACTATTGCAAGAAAATAACTGATGCCACATTGTCAATGATAGTGGCGCGACATGAGGCACTTGAGAGTCTCCAACTTGGACCTGACTTTTGTGAGAGGATCACTAGTGATGCTATCAAAGCTGTTGCCTTTTGTTGTCCTAAGCTTAAAAAGCTTCGCCTTTCTGGGATTAGAGATGTGACTTCTGAAGCCATTGAAGCTCTGGCCAAGCATTGTCCACAGCTCAATGATCTCGGGTTCTTAGATTGTCTAAACATTGACGAGGAGGCTCTGGGAAAAGTTGTATCTGTTCGATACCTCTCTGTTGCTGGGACATCAAACATAAAATGGTCAATTGCATCAAATAATTGGGATAAGCTTCCGAAATTAACCGGTTTGGATGTCTCGAGGACCGACATTGGACCCACCGCAGTTTCTAGGTTCTTGACATCATCACAGAGCTTGAAAGTATTGTGTGCTTTAAACTGTCATGTCCTCGAAGAGGATGAAAGTTTAATCAGCTATAACCGATTCAAAGGAAAAGTCTTACTTGCTCTGTTTACTAATGTTTTTGATGGACTTGCTTCTATATTCGCCGATAatacaaagaaaccaaaggaTATCTTTGCCTATTGGAGAGAATTGATGAAAACAACCAAGGATAAAACAATTAATGACTTTATACATTGGATCGAATGGATTATCTCTCATACGCTTCTACGAACTGCAGAGTGTAATCCAGAAGGATTGGATGATTTCTGGCTGAATGAAGGAGCCGCATTGCTGCTTAATTTAATGCAAAGCTCACAGGAAGATGTCCAGGAGAGATCAGCTACTGGGCTTGCAACTTTTGtagttgttgatgatgagaatGCTAGTATAGACTGTGGAAGAGCTGAAGCAGTTATGAAAGATGGAGGTATTCGCCTTCTTCTAGAACTTGCGAAATCATGGCGAGAAGGGCTTCAGTCAGAAGCTGCAAAg GCTATTGCAAATTTGTCGGTAAATGCTAATATTGCAAAGTCTGTTGCTGAAGAAGGAGGAATCAAAATTCTTGCTGGTTTGGCAAAGTCAATGAACAGACTTGTGGCTGAGGAAGCTGCTGGTGGACTATGGAATCTCTCTGTCGGAGAAGAGCATAAG AATGCTATTGCTCAGGCTGGAGGAGTGAAGGCACTGGTCGACCTTATATTTAGATGGCCAAATGGCTGTGATGGAGTCTTG GAACGAGCTGCAGGAGCATTAGCAAACTTAGCAGCAGATGATAAATGCAGCATGGAAGTCGCAAAAGCGGGAGGCGTACATGCCCTTGTGATGTTGGCTCGGAATTGCAAGTACGAGGGAGTGCAAGAACAG gCTGCTCGTGCTTTAGCTAATTTGGCTGCTCATGGAGATAGCAACAATAATAATGCTGCGGTTGGGCAAGAAGCAGGTGCATTAGAAGCTCTTGTCCAACTTACAAAATCGCCTCATGAAGGAGTTAGACAAGAAGCTGCTGGTGCTCTATGGAATTTGTCGTTTGATGATAAGAATCGAGAATCTATCTCTGTAGCTGGTGGTGTTGAAGCTTTG GTGGCGCTCGCACAGTCTTGTTCAAATGCATCGACAGGTCTTCAAGAAAGAGCTGCTGGTGCACTTTGGGGATTATCGGTGTCAGAAGCAAACAG CGTTGCGATTGGACGTGAAGGTGGGGTTCCACCTCTAATTGCACTTGCACGGTCTGAAGCCGAG GATGTACATGAAACTGCAGCAGGAGCTCTATGGAATCTTGCTTTTAATCCTGGTAATGCACTCCGCATTGTTGAGGAAGGAGGAGTTCCAGCTCTTGTTCACTTGTGTTCGTCTTCTGTCTCAAAAATGGCTCGATTCATGGCTGCATTGGCTTTGGCATACATGTTTGATGGAAg GATGGATGAATATGCTCTGATGATAGGAACTTCTTCATCAGAGAGCACATCGAAAAACATTAGCTTAGATGGGGCAAGAAACATGGCTCTTAAACACATTGAAGCTTTTGTCCTAAGTTTTATAGATCCTCACATATTTGAATCTCCTGTTGTTTCATCTACCCCTACTATGCTAGCACAAGTCACAGAGAGAGCTCGCATACAAGAAGCTGGCCATTTGAGATGCAG TGGTGCTGAAATTGGAAGATTTGTAACAATGTTGCGCAATCCTGATTCAACACTCAAAGCATGTGCTGCGTTTGCGCTTCTTCAG TTTACAATACCGGGTGGTCGACATGCAATGCATCACGTAAGCCTTATGCAGAACGGAGGAGAATCGAGATTCCTTCGTTCTGCAGCTGCTTCTGCAAAAACGCCTCGTGAAGCTAAGATCTTTACGAAAATTCTCCTACGCAATCTCGAGCATCACCAGGCGGAATCTTCCATTTAA
- the HB4 gene encoding homeobox-leucine zipper protein 4 (homeobox-leucine zipper protein 4 (HB4); FUNCTIONS IN: DNA binding, sequence-specific DNA binding transcription factor activity; INVOLVED IN: response to hormone stimulus, shade avoidance, regulation of transcription, DNA-dependent, response to far red light, regulation of gene-specific transcription; LOCATED IN: nucleus; EXPRESSED IN: 8 plant structures; EXPRESSED DURING: 4 anthesis, F mature embryo stage, petal differentiation and expansion stage, E expanded cotyledon stage, D bilateral stage; CONTAINS InterPro DOMAIN/s: Homeobox, conserved site (InterPro:IPR017970), Homeobox (InterPro:IPR001356), HD-ZIP protein, N-terminal (InterPro:IPR006712), Homeodomain-like (InterPro:IPR009057), Leucine zipper, homeobox-associated (InterPro:IPR003106), Homeodomain-related (InterPro:IPR012287); BEST Arabidopsis thaliana protein match is: homeobox-leucine zipper protein 3 (TAIR:AT3G60390.1); Has 8851 Blast hits to 8789 proteins in 513 species: Archae - 0; Bacteria - 2; Metazoa - 6351; Fungi - 241; Plants - 2079; Viruses - 4; Other Eukaryotes - 174 (source: NCBI BLink).), which translates to MGERDDGLGLSLSLGNSQQKEPSLRLNLMPLTTSSSSSSFQHMHNQNNNSHPQKIHNISWTHLFQSSGIKRTTAERNSDAGSFLRGFNVNRAQSSVAVVDLEEEAAVVSSPNSAVSSLSGNKRDLAVARGGDENEAERASCSRGGGSGGSDDEDGGNGDGSRKKLRLSKDQALVLEETFKEHSTLNPKQKLALAKQLNLRARQVEVWFQNRRARTKLKQTEVDCEYLKRCCDNLTEENRRLQKEVSELRALKLSPHLYMHMTPPTTLTMCPSCERVSSSAATVTAAPSTTTTPTVVGRPSPQRLTPWTAISLQQKSGR; encoded by the exons ATGGGGGAAAGAGATGATGGGTTGGGTTTGAGTCTAAGCTTGGGAAATAGTCAACAAAAAGAACCATCTCTGAGGTTGAATCTTATGCCGTtgacaacttcttcttcttcttcttcgtttcaaCACATGCACAATCAGAATAACAATAGCCATCCCCAGAAGATTCATAACATCTCTTGGACTCATCTGTTTCAATCTTCTG GGATTAAACGTACAACTGCAGAGAGAAACTCCGACGCCGGGTCATTTCTAAGAGGTTTCAACGTGAACAGAGCTCAGTCTTCGGTGGCGGTAGTGGACTTGGAAGAAGAAGCCGCCGTCGTCTCGTCTCCAAACAGCGCCGTTTCGAGTCTGAGTGGAAATAAAAGGGATCTTGCGGTGGCGAGAGGAGGAGATGAAAACGAGGCGGAGAGAGCTTCTTGCTCACGCGGAGGGGGAAGCGGTGGTAGCGACGATGAAGACGGCGGAAACGGCGACGGATCAAGGAAGAAACTACGGTTATCGAAGGATCAAGCTCTTGTTCTCGAGGAGACTTTTAAAGAACATAGCACTCTTAATCCG AAGCAAAAGCTGGCTCTAGCAAAACAGTTGAATCTAAGGGCAAGACAAGTTGAAGTGTGGTTTCAGAACCGTAGGGCAAG GACGAAGCTGAAACAAACGGAGGTTGATTGTGAGTATTTAAAGAGATGTTGCGATAATCTGACCGAGGAGAATCGACGGCTGCAGAAAGAAGTGTCGGAGCTGAGGGCGTTGAAGTTGTCTCCACATCTCTACATGCACATGACTCCTCCTACTACTCTCACCATGTGCCCTTCTTGCGAACGTGTCTCCTCCTCTGCCGCCACTGTGACCGCTGCTCCTTCCACTACTACTACTCCTACGGTGGTGGGGCGGCCAAGTCCACAGCGATTAACTCCTTGGACTGCTATTTCTCTCCAGCAAAAATCAGGTCGCTAG